In Brachypodium distachyon strain Bd21 chromosome 2, Brachypodium_distachyon_v3.0, whole genome shotgun sequence, one genomic interval encodes:
- the LOC100838087 gene encoding endoribonuclease Dicer homolog 3a isoform X1 — protein sequence MLVLVQKRKELHGTTRACAFSGTWASKRTVIKLQGYKLNFSCDQVGQKYSEFVLLIDTTIANEAANLDINLYLHDKMVKASVSPCGLLELDVQQMEQVKLFQALIFNGLFGKLFTGSKSSNSSREFILNKDDNLIWNNANMYLLLPMDPTLESHDSFCINWRVIDEAATAVRLMRKIHSDGKMNLLAILDFDQIYGDLIHLANTSCEVHTLRNVAVLAVHTGKIYTALHVTDLSANSTFDGVSSKKESGFKTFTEYFEKKYDIVLRHPSQPLLVLKPSHNPHNLLSSKIRDEGPCPPLCYGENKNDGTTDVIKVNNRVHMPPELLIPLNLPEDILRAFYLFPSLMYRMETLMLASQLRSEIAYDSNISSFLILEAITTLRCSEDFSMERLELLGDSVLKYAVSCHLFLKFPDKHEGQLSSSRIDIISNAALHRLGIKHKIQGYIRDAAFDPRRWLAPGQRTNRPFHCKCPVDYEVVTKDIHVIDEKPTIKIGQACDKGHRWMCSKTISDCVEAIIGAYYVGGGLRAAVAVLRWLGVDAEIEEELIMQTILSASMKTYVPKIDLVEALEAKLGYAFSVKGLLLEALTHPSHQESEERYSYERLEFLGDAALDILLTWHLFSSHKDTDEGELTDLRSASVNNENFAKVAVKHKLHHFLQQSSGILLDQITEYANSLENSSMDEINLSSDAPLRGPKVLGDIVESIAGAILIDTKLDLDVVRGVFKPLLSPIVTPENLELPPFRELLEWCNKNGYFLGIKCTDGDKIQAILDVQLEDVLVIRRGFGKNKKDAKAHAASMLLKDLEEKGFIISKNAIRTEQFQKQCGSENSCYNMFDAMDTQVLTPFWGNESAGPVLDKPVHVAVKTSKGGPRVALYEFCKKLQWPAPKFDSVKVLPSSACPPSGGSSVKATPTQEFFASTITLHMPNSDVISLTGDGFADKKSSQDSAALLMLHELQRRGRLQVQEI from the exons ATGCTGGTGTTG GTACAAAAACGGAAGGAGCTACATGGTACAACCCGAGCCTGTGCCTTCTCTGGTACCTGGGCATCCAAGAGAACTGTTATTAAGCTTCAAGGCTACAAGTTGAATTTTTCTTGTGATCAAGTTGGTCAGAAATACTCTGAGTTTGTTCTGTTAATTGATACAACTATAGCAAATGAAGCTGCTAATCTGGATATTAATCTATATCTGCATGACAAGATGGTAAAAGCTTCAGTCTCTCCATGTGGCCTACTTGAGTTAGATGTTCAACAG atGGAGCAGGTAAAGCTATTTCAAGCACTTATCTTTAATGGTTTGTTTGGAAAGTTGTTCACTGGATCAAAATCATCTAACTCTTCGAGGGAGTTTATTCTCAACAAAGACGACAACCTGATCTGGAATAATGCAAATATGTATTTGCTTTTACCTATGGATCCTACCCTAGAGTCTCATGACAGTTTTTGCATTAACTGGAGAGTGATTGATGAAGCTGCTACAGCTGTTAGACTAATGAGAAAGATTCATTCTGATGGCAAAATGAACTTACTTGCAATACTTGATTTCGATCAAATTTATGGAGATCTAATTCATCTTGCTAACACGTCATGTGAGGTCCATACCCTTCGAAATGTAGCAGTGCTGGCAGTGCACACCGGGAAGATATATACTGCTCTTCATGTTACTGATTTATCTGCCAATAGCACATTTGATGGTGTATCCAGTAAGAAAGAATCAGGGTTCAAGACATTTACAGaatattttgaaaagaa GTATGACATAGTTCTTCGTCATCCCTCACAGCCATTATTAGTGCTGAAACCCAGTCATAATCCTCACAACCTTCTTTCCTCAAAGATCCGAGATGAAGGTCCTTGTCCTCCCCTTT gtTATGGTGAGAACAAAAATGATGGCACAACAGATGTAATTAAGGTGAACAACCGTGTTCACATGCCCCCGGAGTTGCTAATTCCCCTTAATTTGCCTGAGGACATTTTGAGAGCATTTTATTTGTTCCCATCTTTGATGTATCGTATGGAGACACTAATGCTAGCCAGTCAACTAAGAAGTGAAATTGCATACGATTCTAATATATCGAGCTTTCTG ATTCTGGAAGCTATTACAACACTGCGATGCTCTGAGGACTTCTCTATGGAGCGGCTAGAACTATTGGGAGATTCTGTGCTGAAGTATGCAGTGAGTTGTCATCTTTTCCTGAAATTTCCTGATAAGCATGAAGGTCAATTGTCATCCAGTAGGATTGATATAATATCTAATGCGGCGCTTCATAGGCTTGGAATTAAACACAAAATACAG GGTTACATACGTGATGCTGCATTTGATCCTCGCCGATGGCTTGCACCAGGACAGCGCACTAATCGTCCTTTTCATTGCAAATGCCCAGTAGATTATGAGGTTGTAACTAAGGATATTCATGTCATTGATGAAAAACCTACTATTAAAATAGGCCAGGCGTGTGATAAGGGACACAGATGGATGTGTTCCAAAACAATTTCTGATTGTGTAGAAGCTATAATTGGTGCATATTATGTAGGAGGTGGATTAAGAGCAGCTGTGGCTGTTCTCAGGTGGTTGGGTGTTGATGCTGAAATTGAGGAAGAATTGATTATGCAGACCATCTTGAGTGCATCTATGAAGACTTATGTTCCGAAAATTGATCTAGTAGAAGCGCTCGAGGCAAAACTAGGCTATGCATTTTCAGTGAAAGGTCTTCTGTTAGAGGCTCTTACCCACCCATCACATCAGGAATCAGAAGAAAGATACTCCTACGAG CGTCTGGAGTTCCTTGGCGATGCTGCCTTGGATATTCTCTTAACATGGCATCTCTTCAGTAGTCATAAAGACACCGATGAGGGGGAGTTGACAGATTTAAGGTCTGCATCAGTAAACAATGAAAACTTTGCAAAAGTTGCAGTAAAGCACAAACTCCATCACTTTCTCCAGCAGTCTTCTGGGATTTTACTGGACCAAATTACTGAATATGCAAATAGTCTGGAAAATTCATCCATGGACGAAATCAACCTTTCATCGGATGCTCCATTAAGGGGGCCTAAA GTTCTAGGTGATATTGTAGAAAGTATTGCAGGTGCAATTCTTATAGATACCAAACTTGATTTGGATGTAGTTCGGGGTGTTTTTAAACCTCTTCTTTCCCCTATCGTCACACCTGAGAACCTGGAGTTGCCTCCATTTAGAGAGCTTCTCGAATGGTGCAACAAAAATGGGTACTTTCTAGGAATTAAATGTACAGATGGAGACAAAATACAGGCTATTCTGGATGTACAACTCGAGGACGTGCTCGTTATCAGACGAGGTTTTGGCAAGAATAAAAAAGATGCTAAAGCCCACGCAGCTTCCATGTTACTCAAGGACCTCGAg GAAAAAGGGTTTATAATATCAAAGAACGCCATCAGAACGGAACAATTTCAGAAGCAATGTGGTAGTGAAAACAGTTGCTACAACATGTTTGATGCCATGGATACACAGGTTCTAACACCATTCTGGGGAAACGAATCAGCTGGTCCTGTGCTTGATAAACCAG TGCACGTGGCGGTGAAGACGAGTAAAGGAGGACCTCGCGTAGCGCTGTATGAGTTCTGCAAAAAGTTACAATGGCCAGCGCCTAAGTTTGATTCTGTTAAAGTACTACCAAG CAGTGCGTGTCCCCCATCCGGTGGTTCCTCGGTGAAAGCTACTCCGACACAAGAGTTCTTCGCTTCAACCATAACATTGCATATGCCAAATAGTGATGTGATCAGCCTGACAGGAGACGGGTTTGCGGATAAAAAGAGCTCGCAGGACTCTGCTGCACTGCTCATGCTCCACGAGCTTCAGCGGCGAGGTAGATTGCAAGTCCAGGAGATATGA